CTGGCCATGTTAGGCTGGTATGAAATGCGACCCACGGGACCCTTAAAGTCCACAGTCTGACCAGGCTTCAAGCCTGCAAAATACCGAGAAACCGTACCATCCGTGTATGACTTCACCATGATATCAAAGAACCCCTTGTCGAACTGGTTAGAAATAGGAGTGTAGTACCTAATTTCTTCCTTACCGTTGATATTCACACGACAGGCAAGGTGCTGACCCACAGGGATACTCAATATATCGTATTCTTTGTCCAATTTGAACCTATAAATGGCTGTGTTCTTGGAAGCAATGGTCATGTCGGTCAATTTGTAAGGCTGAAATATCGTCGAGCTCATAATAGGTCTGTGCATTCTGACCCGGACGAAATGGAAGCCGAAAAAAACGGCTAAAATAGCCACCATGTATGGAACATACTGGACATGAAGAATGGCCGTTCCTCCCAAGCAAAGCGCCGTAGGAATGTAAATTCCGTGCAATGGCGTCTTCAAAAGGTCTCGTTTGTCCTCTGCAGATGCCATTTTGCTGTTTGAACTagagaaaaagatgaagttcTGTTGGTTACAAGTACCGAAAATGCCGCTGTGCCTCAAATATGATGGAAAAATTATGTGTTCCGGTGTATGGATGTAAATCTATATCTTGTAGATCTGTACTTTTAGTCAGTCGGGAATTCTTAAGGTTACGGTGATAACTTTGGCACCCCCTTCCCTCTTCACAATAGTTAACCAATGTAATTAGTAATTCatgtttcttctcttcgGCATTGCTATGCTAATTGGTTTCTACTTCTTTCtaaacttttcaatctGAAATAAATGATTTTTGTGTTGTGGTATTAGTTTACTATGCGTTGATGCTACAAATACAAACTATTTGGAACGCAACGTGTTAAGGATGCATAATTGCCCAGGTTTAAACTGTTGGTATCTTTCGTTAGTTTGTTTCCAGAGTACTTATAGGAACGGTTTCTCGAATTCCGGCGCAACGATAGTCCAGTCTCAGAATCTGCATGCCTATTGGGGATACTTGCATATTGGTATATgcagaagatttcaagaaatatGCAAAAGAAGTTCTATTATGACATTTCATGCACATTACTGCAGTTTTATTGTGTTAATCGTTAAATATTTTTGgaaaatttctttttttcctcctctatTAAAAGGAAACAGTCCTCTATCCTGCCTCGTGCATTTGGTTTATACATCCGTTCAGTGGTTTTGACTTAGGAGTCTATTCATTCATGAGAGCATTAGTTTGAATGAACATTTTGGAAATGTAGTCTTTATTAGTACGGTTGTGGCTCATCACTTATAATACTTATACAAAGTATTACACGTAAATTCATGCTGAACCAGagttgagaagaagatagtTTTTTTGTTTAACTTGAACTTGTCTTTATAAGAATAAGATGATTTGGACGCTCAGTTGGGGAACGACACTGTGCGTTTTATGTTGGAATGTCAGACCAAATTCTAGACGCATGATGTTGACAACGTTCCATATTCGGAGAGTGACGGAAGCCTCTATTAAAAGCCAGTCATCCTCAAGACATCTGTCAATCTTGGATTCCTATTACAGAAATACATTTTTCAattgacaatctcaacCTAGTGGCTTAGAACTGAAGTAGATAAATTCAAATTTACAGAATCCCTTCGACCAGTTAACTGTTTTGCTACGTTTCCTTTTTCTAGTATAATTCATAACCTCTGAAATCTGTCCAAAAGCAAGCTTCTGAATGAGAAACACAGATGTCCTTTTGAAACTTTTTTACAGAACACAAGAACAAGAGATTCTGTGATTCAGATATGACATAACTGACAAGATACAATATCTGTTCTTTTGACTATCGTAATATGATGATCTTAATTTATTCTCACCCTAAAGTGGACGACTTAACAAGTCGCAATATGGTTGTATAGTGTAGTGGTTATCACTTTCGGTTTTGATCCGAACAACCCCAGTTCGAATCCGGGTACGACCTAAATTATAAATCTATTTTTTTATCTCAGCACGTGAACTGGTACTTCATTAAATTCATGCGGAGTTGAGATTCAGTATGGATGGCCTAGGATACTCCAAGTCTAAGATGCTCCTTCTCTAAGATGCAAAAGTGTGAAGCAAGCAGTAAATATATTGAGCCTACCCCTTGTCTACATCCCTACACCCAAATAGATCTGCCCGAATTCTCTGATAGATGCTCTCCCTCTCTGcctttgttcttcttctgtactctcctttttattttttcccCATCTTCATTACTGTCATCCTTTTCTAttttacttcttcttctttcttttttactTATTTTCTATTCAATCAGTGCCGTTGGGATTCTTGCTGGTCTCACTGACTCACATATTGAATCAGCCATAACGAACTCTTTCATACATACTTCAATTATACCTGCCATACACTGCTCTTTTCCCGCTGATCACTTTGttgatcattttctttgtcttTGCCCGTACCCTTCAGCATGAGCACTAGCCAATTACACGAGCCACACGACCCTTGTTCTGCTGCTGTGTCAACCAATCTGGCTGGTCGTAAGGCTGCCAAGTCGCTGAGGCTATTTCGTGGGGAGACAAGAGAGAGACACGAGGGAGCTCGAGACGAGGGACAATCTGCTTCGGCTGCTACATCATCGTCGACTTTATTTCCGGTGTCCGATACGGTATCCGATACGGTGTCCGATACAGTTTCTGAATCTGTGTCTGCCTCGAAATCTACTCCTACGCCTCCTCCGGCAGTCAGCTTGGCTGCAACGTCTACATATTCTACTTCTGTTCCTGCCATTTCAACGTCTTCCATAGGTTGCCCACGTCATAAATCTATTACCATCGCAAGTCTTAAGTCTCATAAAAACTCCGAGCTGCTTGGGAGGCAATTTGGTCAACATAAATCTGTTTCACCGATTGGGTCGTTTGATTCAGAAACCGTTTCTTCTGCCATATACTTTCCCCATGCTCCTCCAAATGCCCAATTCAATCTCACACCTGAACATCTTACACCTGCTGCCGAATTTGATCATACCGTGGACGATTTAGGCGATATcgaagagattgaagaggCAATAGAGCACGAAAACAAAAAGGAACATAACGAGGAGGTCGAGAAAGTGTTCAAGAAGGTTGTTTCTGCCCAAAATTCATTCAAAGAAACTTCTGCAGTATTTGCAAATAATTCATTCTCCCCCGAAAACCTTAACGAGGAGGTTTATCCGCTGGCTGTTGAATTACAGCCGTTTAAAAACAAGGTTGGCGGCCATACAGCTATCTTTAAATTCAGCCACCGTGCAGTGTGTAAAGCTTTGGTAAATCGAGAGGACAGATGGTACGAAAATATTGAGCAAACCCATCCTGAGCTTCTTAAATTTATGCCTAAGTACATAGGAGTTTTGAACGTTCGATACAGCACACTAGTGGATGAAGCTGCCGATAAGAAACTTTGCCTTTCGCCAGAGTTTAGCAATGAGTGCAAAGCTCAACAAAAAGCCGCACATGATGCTGCAAAGGCTGCTCAGCAAAAGGCCATTTCCCTTGGTAGAATGCCTCAAGCCGTCCCTGGTGAAGAGGTTATTCCAGAGGTGGTTCTAGAAGACAATCGCCACATAGTACCCGAATCTCTTTGGTCACATTATTCGTCGCCTACTCCCAACGGATCTTCGTATCTTTCGCCCCACCAGGAAGAAAGACCAAGGTTTTCCTGTCGTATAAAATCGGAGGACTCGCTTGGGTCTACTACGGTCAATAGAAAGCTTCAAGAGCTTGTTTTGACCGAGGTATTTGCTCCAATTAGAGAATATACCAAACGTAACAAACATGGCTCTCATACGAAGCATAGAATTTTATCCTCCGAGATCCATACCAATCCTCAAACTACGGGAGAGACTTTGGAAGACAACACGATACCTAATATAAGACGCTTCCATCGATATTCGACCAACAGTATATCTGATTCACAGCTTAGAGAGACCTCAATTACCAAATCTTCCGATCAGGGTAGCTTCAACAGGGAAGACGAGGCAGTGGAAATAGAACCTTCTTCGGTTCATTCCGATGATATTAAGCTTGGTGTGGAAGACGGGAATACCTTTCCAGATAGAAAAACAATTGTGTCGAGCATTAAAGCGATTAGACACGAAAGGCTTGGGAAAGAGCTGAAGACTACcgatgataatgatgacATCTTTATGATGGAGCCCTCTGGAGAGCACTGCAGGGAGCCCCCAGAGGAGGctgtggaagaagatataCCTGCAGATATGTTATCGGCCTATTCGTTTCCCCATAAGCTTCGGAAGCATACCACTTTCGAAAGATTCATCATGCTTGAAGACCTCACACGAGGAATGGAGCATCCATGCGTATTGGACCTAAAGATGGGAACCAGACAGTATGGAATCGAGGCCAAGGCCACCAAGCTAGAGTCACAGAGACGTAAGTGTCATCAGACAACATCTCTTAGACTTGGAACAAGGATCTGTGGTATGCAGGTTTGGGATATGAAACAAAATCGGTTCATTAATAGGGACAAATACTTTGGAAGGAGCGTGACTATCGGAGAGATGTTTGTAAGGTCACTTTCGCGGTATTTGTACGATGGGGTGAGTATTTTCTCGATAGTCAAGcatcttccaaagcttATCGAAGAATTGGGTGAGCTTGAAAAGACTTTCCGGACATTGATAGACTATAGACTCTATGGGTCGTCGATATTACTCATATATGACTCGAATGCAGATAGCAGAAGTGAAAAGTCTACTTTAATTCTTCGCATATTAGACTTTGCGCAATGCCTTATAGGTACGGAGCCATTACCTGAGAGTACAACGTTTGCACCGACACATCGGGGTAAACCTGATTACGGATTTCTAAGAGGCTTGTGCTCTCTTATTTTCTACTTTAAGCTTATGTTTGGAGAGTATACAGGCACTGAATACAAAGACTATACAGGGGCTTTGAAACTAATTGATGAGCTCCGTAAGAAGGGGAAACTTGATCACAACTGTGAATGG
This region of Brettanomyces nanus chromosome 2, complete sequence genomic DNA includes:
- a CDS encoding uncharacterized protein (BUSCO:EOG09340WTZ), with translation MSTSQLHEPHDPCSAAVSTNLAGRKAAKSLRLFRGETRERHEGARDEGQSASAATSSSTLFPVSDTVSDTVSDTVSESVSASKSTPTPPPAVSLAATSTYSTSVPAISTSSIGCPRHKSITIASLKSHKNSELLGRQFGQHKSVSPIGSFDSETVSSAIYFPHAPPNAQFNLTPEHLTPAAEFDHTVDDLGDIEEIEEAIEHENKKEHNEEVEKVFKKVVSAQNSFKETSAVFANNSFSPENLNEEVYPLAVELQPFKNKVGGHTAIFKFSHRAVCKALVNREDRWYENIEQTHPELLKFMPKYIGVLNVRYSTLVDEAADKKLCLSPEFSNECKAQQKAAHDAAKAAQQKAISLGRMPQAVPGEEVIPEVVLEDNRHIVPESLWSHYSSPTPNGSSYLSPHQEERPRFSCRIKSEDSLGSTTVNRKLQELVLTEVFAPIREYTKRNKHGSHTKHRILSSEIHTNPQTTGETLEDNTIPNIRRFHRYSTNSISDSQLRETSITKSSDQGSFNREDEAVEIEPSSVHSDDIKLGVEDGNTFPDRKTIVSSIKAIRHERLGKELKTTDDNDDIFMMEPSGEHCREPPEEAVEEDIPADMLSAYSFPHKLRKHTTFERFIMLEDLTRGMEHPCVLDLKMGTRQYGIEAKATKLESQRRKCHQTTSLRLGTRICGMQVWDMKQNRFINRDKYFGRSVTIGEMFVRSLSRYLYDGVSIFSIVKHLPKLIEELGELEKTFRTLIDYRLYGSSILLIYDSNADSRSEKSTLILRILDFAQCLIGTEPLPESTTFAPTHRGKPDYGFLRGLCSLIFYFKLMFGEYTGTEYKDYTGALKLIDELRKKGKLDHNCEWLDRFDEQENKCPYRFDLVPREEDDPYDDISE